The DNA segment AGAGAGGTGCCCCCCTATAGGATCACAAAAACAAGGTCCTTTCTGTAGCCAATTGAAACCAAAGTATTGATGAAGCAGCACTTCCTAAATACATTCATCCTccaaacagagaaagaaagattGATTTTGTACAGCCAACTGAAACCAAACCTTACCTTCAATTCCTTAATCTTCTCTTGCAAATCCCCATTTGACTCCTTCAGCTTCTGTGCTTCACTTCGTAATTGAGTCACCATTCGAACAGCATCACTCAGAATAGCAGCCTTGTCCGTTTTGGGTGGCCTTCCAGGCTCCAAGATAGAACCCAATTCCAAGAACCTTAAGATTATTCCAAAtttgatgtgagaattaaaagACAGAGAACACTGAATGAGAGAAGAGAAAGAACGATATCATGCCTCTCATTCAGCCTATCCCTCCGCAATTTTTCCCGGCAAGCTTTGGTGCCAGTTGCACCACATGATTCATGCTTCAACCTGTAAAAGCAACTGCACATCATGGAACATATAGACAGATAGATGGATAGATAGGGAGACAGAAAAATGCAAGCATCCAAGCAACAGTATGGGGCCAAATCTGTTACTCTTGCTTACCAAACTCTAgcagaagagaagagaagataTCTACCGTTTTCGGGGTCCAAGTTCTTTTAGCCCATCTGAATCCCCAAATGAACAATCAGCTTCCAAACTGGAAACAAAGAGTTCAGACATCAAAATGCAAAttaaaaagtgagaaaatattttcatatgattaTTGATCATGGATGAAACTGGCCAGCTTAGCGcacattttttgaaatttacaGCTCCCTCCTGGATGACATGATGTCAATTTTCACCTGTGTTTATCTGTAAGTCTCTAAtccaataaaaattttcatttcaccCCAACAACAGCCTCAAGAACCACAAACACCAGATAATTGCTTCCTTCTCACAAATCCTCAAATAGTCAAAAACATAATTTGAcaaagtaaaatatatttaaaagacCAAGATTGCTTCAAACTGAACATTAATTATTTCactatgtcaaataaaaagaaaatctatAACCTCCAATGCGTCAATGATATTTCATACTATGGCAGAATTGGCAGGCTACAGCCACACCAAACTGTTTCTCCATGAAACACTAGAAAGGATCACGAAACAAGTTTCCAAAACAAGTATAGCCAATAGGATCAAGGCTGCCTCCTAAATCCTAGGTCAACAACCTTTTAGAAAAAAGTGTCTGTTGCACACCCCTCAATCCCTGAAATGGATTAATTAATCTACTTTGCATGCCTCTTGCACAGTGACTTCCAACCAAGAACAGAGAACACATCAATTTGGAATGGTTACTTTTTTATGGTTAATCATTTCCTTAGATGCCAACTACACCAGACTGTTCAATGAAGAGACTAGAGATCAATTTAAAGGTTGAGATGATTCATATTAACCAATCAACAGCCTACACATATTAAATAAACTATAACAAGCTTGACATAGAATTCTCGAATAATATCCAAATGATAAGCGAGCCTGAAAAATCACTAAACATCTAGGCCCGCTTTCATTCAATACAATCCTTCCCAAAGATAAAGCAACCAATTCACACCAATCTCAAAGCATCAGTTAAAAGGAGAATAAGATCAcattataataaaaccaaaaggAATCAGAATGTGAATTTTATGCCCATTGGCTAAAGAACTAACTGTATTCACCCAAGTCAAGTCAAGCCAATCCAAATCGTCTCAGAAAACAAAGATCACAGGTACAAAACAGTGAGTAAAACCCCATAACACCTTGGTGCAGTGCATGATTAATATACCATAGGTGACTAACCAGATTAAAAAATTCAAcgaaatgaaaaattaaaacaaggaTTAACCTTATCTTTTTCCTAACACACCCAAAATCACATCCTTACTCAGAAGTCAATGGCCAGAAATGACCCTCGAATTATACCCCTCCTAAGATGCCCCCATGAATATTcgacagaaaataaaaaattcctgtTTGGTTGAAGAGaaatccaagaaaaagaaataaaatattttgaaatatttttacttttcattaTTTGGGCCCATAAGAAAAACCAGAACCTCCACTGAACTAAGCCTACCCTAATTTTTAGCGTAACAGAGGTTAAGTTTCATAACCTGAAAGCTGGAACAACACGAAACATATGCAAGATTCAATATTTCCCTTTTCCTTCGGTTTTCTCGACAACCAAACAggaaattaatacaaaaaaaacgGAGGTAAATCACTCACCTTACACTAGAGGAACTTTTGAGAGCTTGAGAGGGCCAGGAGAATCCGGTTCCTGGCGTCGGTTCCGGAAATTCGCCGCCGGGAACGGTGATATCTTCCATCAAGCCATAATCAAAGAGCCAATTGGAGTTCTCTGAGGAATCGAGCGCCATCGTTGTCCTCAGCTCATGAAATCACGTGAATATGCGGTTAATCCCCTGCCTGGTTGgtgggaaaatgaaagaaaaggaaaggaaaagagaagaaatggaGAGGAAAGGAGGTAGCGATGCCTGAGAGCACGCTCACACAGTCCTTTTCTGTGCCCATAAGGGAACTGGGCTTGAGGCCTAGTGCATATTGGGTTGGGCTTGATGAGCCCACGAGGAGAGAATTTATCTGTCTTGTTACCTGATTTTATTGTTAGTGAAAATAAATTCCACATCTTGAAACCTAGCCCtacaaattattcttaaaaaaaatattatttttaaatttatggaaatattttCTAAGAGTTAAACTTCTACAATTCTTattctatgtttggtttttgaaaattttgaagaaaatataaggaaaaatagtaaaaaaaaaatgaagaaaagaaaaaatgaataattttttttaaaaaattactttaaatttatttttatataaaaattaaataatttaaaatacataagttttaaattaattataaatattttttatttctattttttttagttacacatgaaaaatgtgggtcaTGAAATTCTAACATTTGGGTCAAAAGTTTGATCCCAATCATACAACTTTAAGCTTCACCCCTACATACAAGCCCAAAACCACAAGTCTAAGATGGCAAGATATTATGATAATATGAAAATGCAAAAATTGtgacaaattataattataataatatgaaaatgcAAAATGGgtagaaaatgaaatgaaaattaaatgcAAATGAAGTTGTGGCAAATGAAATGTGATGGAagtgtgaaaaaagaaaagcaaatggGTTGGATTGAAAAAGTTTAGctatttgatttcatttattctatatttcatcttttttatgttgaatATTTTGCATTTCACCAATTAGTTTTCAACAacaacaaatggaaaaaaaaaaagatgaaaaataacaaaaaataaaaataaacaaggcTTAAGTTAATCTTAACACTAAAGtattattaagttgttttaCTAAACATATATAACATATTATTACATTATTAAGTTAGAGGGTATTTATTAAGTCAGctgaatgatttaatttaagtcattaaaaataataaatgtgttTAGTAAAGTAACTTAATATGGTAACTtcagttaaattttttttggataaatcaagttataaattaaaaataattttgatgcaccaatttaatgaattaataattttagtaatattcaatttaaatttattttaagccATTAAATatcaagtttataaaaaatcctcttaatttttcaaatagtAATAAGTATAACCTTGTttgaaaatacttcaaaaactattctcaaaaaatagtttgtgaaaacagttttgaaatgttttcaaatgttgttcaaaaataaatttatacgtAGTatcttattttgaattatttttatatttatcctataattgaaaataattaaaatatgttttcaaaaaatatcttattttccattttaaaaaaaaaaaaaattatttttagttatcaaATCTATCttcctatttttgaaaacaattaaaaaaatactctaAATTGCTTAATTccctatattaagaaaaatgttaccttaaatcaagtaagaaaatttgttttttatttatttcaataatatttGGAACCCCACAAGTGGACTTCTATCTTTATCTACTAAATTAGAAGGTCAACATGTATCCCAAGTGGCATTTAAGCTAGTTTCTCAATTTCCAAACTAAAGTTTTCATGCTActcaaaacctaaaaaattGCATCCAAACACACCCACAAATCCATTAGAGTATGTCATCCCATATGCAGTCAAAACAAAGTCtattatcccaaaaaaaattttaaaaaaaaaaaaaaattgtttagtgGTTGAGGGCTAAGATTccattcattcaaatattttattatacatAGGTGATGTAAGTGACAATACAATAAATTTTTAGTGGTAATTAAAAATTCTTAGCAAAAATTTGAAAGGTACCCTAATATTTAACAAAGGGGTAAGTATGAGAGCATGGACTATAGGGGGGATATACCTTTTTTAAGGGTCAAGATTGGGGTATTCAATGCATGTGCCCTTATAAATAAGGGTCACATGGGGTCTCCCTATGTGTAAAAGTTGTGCCCATGCCCTCCCTCTCTATCATTTCCTAGAGGGGTCCATGAGTGTATCACATGTGAAggaaaagttatttatttttcaccttTACTACTTATTTATTGTACTTGGAAATAATATATATGCTTAACCCACTCACTTTTTCACAAAGAAAGTTTATTTTATCCCAAATGACTTTTTAATAGCTTGTTATTTGGATTTATATGCTTAAATATGTAGATTTGATGCACATGTGTTGATGTAAAATGCcaaagtgatttaaaaaaaggttgtttgataaattttttagtataGGTTGAGGAAGAGTCatgatttttcttcaatatgATAGTAAGAAATaggattttatttaattgattttttgaatattaaaaaaattctttatttttagtcaaaatattttttttatataatgataatTAGACTGCGTTTGGCATTTTAGGAAGTACTTTTAGTCTAAAAAGtgtcttcaaaaaaaaaaaaattaaacagtaTTTGATAGTGCTTTTAGCTTTAGAGTACGTTTAACAGTGTTTTTAAAAGAAGTATTTTCTCtagaatgtttttaaaagaatcaccTATCAAGCATCCGGGaaacactataagtgatttttcaatactataagtgaatttttagatttttaaaagtgtttcataaaatttgtcaaataacTTTTGTTGAGctataaatagaaaaagagaattattatcctattatattagtttcttatttctataaatagatagttttatgatttaggaataagttagtttaggAATAAGTTGGTTTCCAATTATgtcttttgtttcttatttcttttcttgtatcCTATACAAACTGTATGTATAATCAATCTAATATAcagaacttattatttttcatcccatatttcatGTAATGGTATCAAAGTTGTAGGTTTTTAAGACCTGGGCATCATTCTAGCCTTCATCGCCATTTATTTTGACCTTCAtagctgaatttttttttttattcatgtgtTCTTTTACCAACCTTCAtcattgttggtttttttttgtttcgcGATCTGCCTTAATTCCCAAGAGATCAGGTTTTTTCATGGAAGATGTCGAAGGTTGCAGAGACGACTACTACAACACAATCTGAGGGGATTGTTCGATCTCAACAACCCGGGGAATTGCAAAACATTTAGGCTACGTATAGGCTAGATGGAAAAAATTACCTTAAATGGTCTCAACTTGTTTGCACTATGCTGAAAGGGAAAGAGAAGATCAGCCATCTTATAGGTACAAGGCCAAAACCAGAAGATCCCCGTTTTGAAGCATGAGATGAAGAAGATTCTATGATTATGGCGTGGTTGTGGAATTCTATGACTCCTGAGATTAGCAACACATGTATGTTCTTGGCTACGACTAAGGATATTTGGGACACAATCCAACGGACGTATTTAAAAGCTAGAGATGCGACTCAAGTATGAGGTTAAGGTAAAGACGATTGTGTTATTTCCACGTTAAAATTAAGTGGGTGGGCCACTAAcctagtgttttaatttttatccacTTATAAAAGTTTTTTAGCCAATTAAAAGAATGCCCAAAATAGTTAATAATTGTTGTAAAGATATTTACCCTTTAATGGAGTGGgtaaataagaataaaacagTTATTAGAATAACACGTTCAGAACAGTTTTCTGAATGGTTATTCTTGACCCTCTTCTCCTATCTATAAAAGAAAGATACATAACCCCTTTTGTGAGTGAGTTCTCTTccattaattaaaagaaataattatgtGTATTAAATTTGATAAGGAGAAAAAGATATCAAGAATTTAAGGTTTATAAACTGaggggatttttttatttaacatggTTGCATGTTCTTCAAACAGTATGTAATCAATTCTCTAATTTTCTTGAGTTGTGTTGAATTCAATGGTCTTGAATTTGTGTGTTAATTTCCGCGTTAAATTCTAACAGATTGCTGCAAAACAAGGAAGTAAAACAATTATTGAATATGTCAATCAATTGAAAGCTTTGTGGCAAGAACTTGATCATTATAGGGTGATAAAAACCAAATATCCTGAGGATGCCCCTGTTCTAAAGGATTTCATTGAACAAGATAGAGTCTATGATTTTCTTATTAGGCTTAACCCATAATTTGATCAAGTGAGAATCCAAATTCTTGGCAAGCAGGAGGTTCCATGCTTTAATGAGGTGGTGGCACTGATTCGAGGCGAGGAAAGTTGAAGAAGTGTTATGCTTGAACCACAAACCTTGGATGAATTAGCCCTAGTTGCAAAAGCAGAATATTCAGAGCAAGGAAAGAATGATCTCCCTAAAAAACTTAGGTAAAGACAATCAGTGGAAGGAGAACAAGGACAATCTCTGGTGCATCTTTTGCAAGAAACCAAGGCACACAAAAGAGAAGTGTTGGAAGCTGAATGGTAAACCACCAAGTTGTGAATGGGGAAACCGTGGAGGGCAACAAAGGCCTCAAGCACTCATGGCAGAGTAGCCCAAAACTAAGGAAAATTCAGCAACAGGCAGGTTCAATAGTGAAGAAATGGAGAAGCTGAGAAGCTTGTTGGGATCCCTTGACAAACCTACTGGAACTTGTTCTTTGGCTTTTTTCAAGTACACCTTCACTCTCTTTTTGCATAAATGCCTCACACAGGGTTTATGATGACTCTTGGATAATATACTCCGGTGCCATAAACCATATGACCTCCAAATCTCAATTTTTCCATACCTATACCCCAAGCCTAAGTAACAAGAAAATTGCAGTGGCCAACGACTCTTTAGCTACTGTTGCAGGTTTCAAAGACATATACATCACACCTacccttattcttaaaaatgtcctCCATGTACCAAAATTGTCGGCCAATCTTGTTTCCATTCAAAAGCTTACCCATGATCTTAAATGTTATactatttttttcccattcttaCTGTGTTTTTCAGGAACAAGGCTCGAAGAGGAGGATTAGACTTGATAAGGAAAGGAGCGGTCTTTACCACCTTGAATCATCTCAGAAAACTAGTAATAATTTATCGTTGTCTTTTCTCAGTTCCTTAAATAAAGATATCATTTGGTTGTATCACTTACGTCTAGGTCAtccattttttagggttttaaaggtCATGTTTCCTCATTTGTTCCAAGGATTAGATATTTCTGAGTTGCATTGCGAAACTTGTGAATTGGAAAAACATACTTGTGTATATTTTCCTATGAGCAATAAAAGAAGTTctcatcattttaatttgattcatagtGACATATGGGGTCCTTCGACTATACCTAATGTTTATGGGGCTCGTTGGTTTGCATCCTTAATTGATGACTGCACTCAGGTTACATGGATCTTTCTCCTTAAACAAAAATCTGGTGTTAGCATTGTTATACCTAATTTCCACTCAatggttcaaaaccaatttggggTTAAAATAAAAGGCTTTAGGATAGACAATGCTAGAGATTAATTCAACTAGATTTTGTCACCCTATTTTCAATCACAGAGCATTCTCCATGACTCATCATGTGTTAACACACCCTACCAAAATGGGATAGCCGAGAGGAAAAATGGGCATTTACTCAACACAACCTGAGTCTTACTCTTTCAAGGAAATGTTCTTAAGTCCTATTGGGGGAAGCTATTCTTACTGCCACATACATGATAAATAGAATTCCCTCACGAGTGTTAGACAACAAAAGCCCCATAGAGATACTTAAGAGTTTTTATCCACACTTTAAAACCTCAAATGGGCTCACTCCTAGGGTATTTGGGTGCACTACATTTGTTCATGTCCACAACCAACATGGAGATAAGATAGACCCCCGAGCCATAAAATGTgtcttccttggttactcatccactaaaaaaggatacaagtgttACAATCCCTCAACTAGAAAATCTTACATTTCTGCAGatcttcacaaaaaataaacattttttcccCAAGTCCTCTCTTCAGGGGGAGATTTCAATGATGGAAGATAGTTCTTGTGAGTCATTTGAACTTCTTGACCTTCCTCATGTCTCAACCCATGGTGATGAAAAACCTGGGTGATCCAAGTCAATCACACCTAAGTCACCCAATTTTACCATTGAATCCATGTCATTCCCTGTTCCAGCCAGTGTCACTCGTAATTTTTCACAGTTTCCTAAGGTGTATTAAAGGGAAAAGGCCATTCCAGAACAAAAGCAGgtccaagaatccaactcagACCCTGGGAATGAAATCACAGTAAGATCAGACCCAAATTTTACATACACAATCTGGTGAAACTTCCACTAACTCAATAGACAACCTAGACATAGACCTTCCCATTGCTGTCAGAAAAGGCACCAGAGAATGCACTAATCGACCACTCTATCCACTATCACACTATGTGTCTCTTAAGCACCTATCACCAGCCCACAAGAATTTTATTGTGAGTTTAAACACCACTATCATCCCTAACATTGTTTCTAAGGCATTGACAGAAAGGGAATGGAAGGATGCTATGAGAGAGGAGATGAGTGcattagaaaagaataaaacatgggagattgttgaaagaccgaaagggaaaaatattgttgattgcaagtggattttcacactgAAATATAAGACTGATAGATCTCTTGAGAGACATAAATCAAGATTGGTAGtcaaagggtacactcaaacttatggagttaattatcaggagacttttgctccagttaCAAAAATGAATACTATTAGAACCCTGCTGTCACTGGCTGCCCACTACAATTGGCAACTCTTACAGTATgatgttaagaatgcatttcttcatggtgatttagatgaagagatttacatgaacATCCCATTGGGATTTAAGGGAAACACAGGTAACAAGGTGTGCAAGCTGAAAAAGACCTTTTATGGGCTAAAACAATCTCCCAGGGCTTGGTTTGGGAGATTTGCAAAAGTCATGAAAGAGTTTGGGTACAAACAAAGCCATGGTGACCACACTCTCTTCATTAAGCACTCGGCTACAAGGGGAGTAATTGCTCTTCTagtctatgttgatgacatcATAATGACTagaaatgatgagagagaaaagtaTGAAGTGAAATAGAGATTAGCAACAAAGTTTGAGATAAAGGAACTAGGAAAACTGAAGTACTTCCTCGGTATTGAGGTGACATATTCCACACAAGGGATCTTCATCTCTCAACAAAAGTATGTGACTGATTTATTGGTAGAAACAGGGAAAATTGGGTGTAAACCAGTCTCTACCCCAATAGATCCAAACCACAAGTTGGGAGAAGCTAAAAAAGAACCAGTGGTAGATAAAAGAATGTACCAGAGGCTGGTTGGTAGGCTCATATACCTTGCTCACACTCTTTCAGACATCGCTTACTCGCTGAGCTTGATCaatcaattcatgcatgatCCAAGAGAATCTCATCTTCAAGCTACTTACAGGGTGCTGCATTACTTGAAAGGCAACCCCgggaaaggaattttgttcaAAAAGAACAATACTCTTACTTTAGAAGCATACACCGACGCAAACTATGCAGGTTCCCTAATGGATTGAAGATCAACTACAGGGTATTGTACTTTTCTTGGAGGTAATCTGGTAACATGAAGAAGTAAAAAACAGAATGTGGTAGCAATGTCGTCTACAGGATCAGAGTTTAGGGTCATTGCTCAAGGGTTGTGTGAACTACTTTGGCTGAAGATTATTCTAGATGATTTGATAATCAAGTGGGATGGTCCTATGTAactctattgtgacaacaagtcagCTATCAATATTGTTCATAACCCTATACAACATGATaggacaaaacatattgagattgataggcatttcatcaaagaaaaattgaaggaaggaGTAGTGTGTATGTTCTACGTTCCATCAGAACATCAATTAGCTGATATCCTAACAAAAAGGTTTAACAATTCAATGTTTCACAATCTTGTATTCAAGCTGAGAATGGAAGACATCTATTCCTCAgattgagggggagtgttgagttgtaaataaaataggagaattatttttctattatgttagtttcttatttctgtaaatagatagttttatgatttaggaataagttagtttcctattatatatcttgttttctatttcttctcttgtaatttCCTATATACACTGTGTGTATAGTTAATCTAATATACAAAACTTATTATTTCTCATCTCATATTTTGtgtcaactttttttttcaaacactttttaggttaaaaacgCTTTGtagaattattgtcaaacagactcttaatatttcttttacttttaattatgtttaataaattaagattttgagtatgcttaaaaatgttttaagaaatggttctcactaaatagtttttaaaaataattttcaatttttttttcaatattttctaaaataagtaTGTTGAAAACTTAaacctttttaatttatttcccaTGTCTCCaaatttaacaataaattatatatataatattttatttttaattattttttacatttattccattattttaaaaaatagtactcATAAAACTATTTAACacaactaaaatatgttctaaaaaaaactcatgttttctattttcaaaaacaaaaaattattttatattttttaattgttaaatatatatttttgttttcaaaaacagagaattattttttgaaaacataccCTAAAAATGCTTGGTGAacttaattaataaattcttgTAAATATTCATAATGACTTGTTTATGGTGAAATTAGGGTTCATAACATCATTGAATAATGATAGGATACAAACAAATGATACCAACATAGAAATAATAAGGTTGTCCAAGTTTGAtgtaaagtaattttaaaatatatacatatttatttgtttttcccATGTTTATCCTGGTGGTAGTGTGGTGGGACtcattggtgtcttttcatcgTACATCCTAAATTTCCAATTCTGCTTTCTGTTAGACCCTCAGGACCAGTTGCAGGCTTGCAGCTATATGTCTACTAAGGCTAAGGCTGTGTGACATCCGTCCATATGCCACCCATCATTTATCCGCCGACAAATGATACTGTGAGATACagtcttataaaatatttatgaacaTAAATAAAAGCATATAGTAAAATTTGTGACTTTTATTTCAATAAGAAAATCGTTTGAATCTCATGATGATACCATAAAAATCCAAGGAAGACAAGGATATTGGATTCCCAACCTTTCATGAAAGGACTTTTGCTTTAGCCCTCCCTTATAATTTGAGAGCAAAAGGATAAGATTAAATTAGTTGTGTTAAAGTGCCAAAAAGTGTAATAATAATTAGAGGAAAAGTTATTCTAGTCATATTTTCGTAGCCTATTTCAATGATATGTCGATTATTTCACACCTTAaatctaaaaacttaaaaagaaaaCCACGTAAATATTAGTGTGAAATGACCGTTATATCCTTGGCATTGGTTctaattttagtttctttgctttttgtgtttttgaTTCTTTGCTTGAAGAAGTGGGGTCGAAGGAGGGGTATGAGGTTGATATCAAACAATCCATCCACCCACCCATCCGTCCACTTTGCTGAATTATTTTACTGGGCTGCGTTACTTTCTTACCAACCAAACacatttatggataaaaaaaatttcacagaAAAATACTAGATTTTGCCACATAACATTTCACAAAATGGATCGCGCCAATGTACTATAATATGATATCTttaggagagagaaaaaaataaattaatagaagaaaaaaggaataaagGTGAAATTCTGGAAAAGTGCTTCCGAATGAAAAGTTGATAGATCCACTTGGGAATCCACA comes from the Vitis vinifera cultivar Pinot Noir 40024 chromosome 12, ASM3070453v1 genome and includes:
- the LOC100251621 gene encoding transcription factor ILR3, with product MALDSSENSNWLFDYGLMEDITVPGGEFPEPTPGTGFSWPSQALKSSSSVSLEADCSFGDSDGLKELGPRKRLKHESCGATGTKACREKLRRDRLNERFLELGSILEPGRPPKTDKAAILSDAVRMVTQLRSEAQKLKESNGDLQEKIKELKAEKNELRDEKQRLKAEKEKLEQQVKAISAQPGFLPHPSAMPAAFAAQGRAPGNKLMPFIGYPSVAMWQFMPPAAVDTSQDHVLRPPVA